One genomic window of Hydra vulgaris chromosome 03, alternate assembly HydraT2T_AEP includes the following:
- the LOC136078539 gene encoding uncharacterized protein LOC136078539 yields MSVRWQKTKSNSFGIGNGVRHGSILSPLLFNFYIQDLISSISYLRIGCNIGGIFINVLAYANDMVLIAPSWFFLQKLISFTNKDSSLINMSFNTKKPVCMVFNPTQKSKVISNFFPELCVSGCEIAFVEPFKYLGHIIKNDLTDEFDIIKEVKGLYTRKNILIRRFQWHAFSIATTNVLKCFSDTTNMIVYLTCF; encoded by the coding sequence ATGTCTGTTCGATGGCagaaaacaaaatcaaacagTTTTGGAATTGGGAATGGTGTTCGTCATGGTAGTATATTGTCACCACTtctatttaacttttacatacAAGATTTGATTTCATCAATATCATACCTTCGTATTGGATGTAATATAGGTGGTATATTCATAAATGTATTGGCCTATGCTAATGATATGGTTCTAATTGCACCTTCTTggttttttcttcaaaaactaATTAGCTTTACAAATAAGGATTCTTCCTTAATTAACATGTCCTTTAATACCAAGAAACCTGTATGTATGGTGTTTAATCCAActcaaaaatcaaaagttatatcaAACTTCTTCCCAGAATTATGCGTGTCAGGATGTGAAATTGCTTTTGTTGAACCTTTTAAATACCTTggtcatataattaaaaatgaccttACCGATGAATTTGATATAATCAAAGAAGTGAAGGGGCTTTACACGcgtaaaaatatcttaataagaCGCTTTCAATGGCACGCCTTCAGTATTGCCACAACAAATGTGCTAAAATGTTTTTCGGATACAACAAATATGATAGTATATCTTACATGCTTTTAG